One genomic segment of candidate division KSB1 bacterium includes these proteins:
- a CDS encoding response regulator: MPSVQPTKVLYIGNDKAFLSSVSQILQFHQNNYKIEKVSSLKEIKNSLDQNNYHVFLFDADLIKTNGNQFYNNILDFAKKIPVVFIVDEKQEQIAGDAVKNGIFDYIVKVEGAITAIPFTLDRAKEQNISTENIAFDFQVESTLSHITSFFEINESGRFISFDDNLQNILGLSSSEFYKTYLMDFIDDEDRERFYQWHSSIKARQDTFMIDTEVIHKTRGIIPVELQLTPYTRPEALFSGFRGYFKVLTKDESQAIERQVTDIKPLFHELYQLNNYFRKNLIQLFYMKLAEIPKRNFKFGYASLFLYHTTKHQYQNEIEIGTKFHGDKTDIRSDFFTVKEVQKLFPQSEFVRFVHQSVLNETERKPGVELFQPKLWKEGENWEIGDRLFINLRTSDENCLGFIILENPESGKTPSVQILERAEILSNYISGLYEFQTRFSKLETKHKHFKQIFAILETFCIDLPLENLLREIVWTIKLSLGFNFPILAIFSKSTRRLNLKSFALENKEKARILSRLHFSIEEIIPLLKQKYRISHSYLVQERNNPMNIIKRIYGTPITSVNDPHMWHYEDILLVPITTRKKKIIGFFILDDPANKLRPYTELVQILEKIARLVAVTIENKLIYAKIKNDYQRLQLLYRSRKNSNGNKTRSGRIKEVLKRMNLS; encoded by the coding sequence AATGGCAATCAATTCTATAATAATATATTAGATTTTGCCAAAAAGATACCCGTTGTTTTTATTGTAGACGAAAAACAAGAACAGATAGCAGGGGATGCAGTAAAGAATGGAATATTTGATTATATAGTGAAAGTTGAAGGAGCCATAACTGCAATTCCTTTTACCTTAGATCGAGCAAAAGAACAGAATATTTCAACAGAAAATATTGCATTTGATTTTCAAGTTGAATCTACTTTATCTCATATAACCTCTTTTTTTGAAATTAACGAAAGTGGTCGCTTTATTTCCTTTGATGACAATCTACAGAATATCTTGGGGCTTTCGTCTAGTGAATTCTACAAAACCTATCTGATGGATTTTATTGACGATGAAGATCGAGAAAGATTCTACCAATGGCATTCATCAATAAAAGCCCGTCAAGATACATTTATGATTGACACGGAAGTTATTCATAAAACAAGAGGTATTATTCCGGTTGAACTGCAATTAACACCCTATACAAGACCGGAAGCTCTCTTCTCAGGTTTTCGTGGTTATTTTAAAGTATTGACGAAAGATGAATCACAAGCAATAGAAAGACAAGTAACCGATATAAAACCTCTATTCCATGAGCTGTATCAATTAAATAATTACTTTCGCAAAAATTTAATTCAGCTATTTTATATGAAATTGGCTGAAATTCCCAAAAGAAATTTTAAGTTCGGGTACGCATCTTTATTTTTGTATCATACAACTAAGCACCAATATCAAAATGAAATAGAAATTGGTACTAAGTTTCACGGAGATAAAACTGATATTCGTTCGGATTTTTTCACAGTAAAGGAAGTACAAAAATTATTTCCACAATCGGAATTTGTGCGATTTGTCCATCAAAGCGTGCTGAATGAAACAGAACGTAAGCCTGGTGTTGAATTATTTCAACCCAAACTATGGAAAGAAGGGGAAAATTGGGAAATAGGGGATCGACTTTTCATAAATTTGCGAACTTCCGATGAAAATTGCCTAGGCTTCATTATTCTGGAAAATCCAGAATCAGGAAAAACACCATCTGTCCAAATTTTGGAACGAGCGGAAATATTATCCAATTACATTTCCGGCCTATATGAATTTCAAACACGCTTTTCAAAATTGGAAACTAAGCATAAACATTTTAAGCAAATCTTTGCAATTTTGGAAACTTTTTGTATTGATTTGCCTTTGGAAAATCTACTTCGGGAAATCGTTTGGACCATTAAACTTTCGTTGGGTTTTAATTTTCCCATTCTTGCTATTTTCAGTAAATCCACTCGACGATTAAATTTAAAATCATTTGCATTGGAGAATAAAGAAAAGGCAAGAATTTTGAGTAGGCTGCATTTTTCTATCGAAGAGATTATTCCGCTTTTGAAACAAAAATATCGAATTTCACATTCATATCTTGTGCAAGAACGTAATAATCCCATGAATATTATTAAAAGGATTTATGGAACGCCTATTACATCCGTTAACGATCCGCATATGTGGCATTATGAAGATATTCTGCTTGTCCCAATTACAACACGGAAAAAGAAGATTATCGGATTTTTTATATTGGATGACCCAGCCAATAAACTAAGACCCTATACAGAATTAGTTCAAATTCTTGAAAAAATCGCTCGGTTAGTTGCGGTGACTATAGAAAACAAATTGATATATGCAAAAATCAAAAACGATTATCAAAGATTACAATTGCTGTATCGCAGTCGAAAGAATTCAAACGGAAATAAAACACGTTCAGGCAGAATAAAAGAAGTTTTGAAAAGAATGAATTTGTCTTAA